One region of Citrus sinensis cultivar Valencia sweet orange chromosome 6, DVS_A1.0, whole genome shotgun sequence genomic DNA includes:
- the LOC107177370 gene encoding leucine-rich repeat protein 1-like isoform X2, protein MACAFSNTCRAVIVFIWAALTLLTVHVASATNISIHVAASETERQALLNSGWWKDRIPHNTSDHCKWVGIICDYEGSIILIDLQESNIKGELGRLNFSCFPNLQYLDLWNNSLSGSIPSQIGSLSNLKYLGLDQNNLTGTIPKEIGSLRNLVGLDLNSNNLNGIIPKEIGNLRILEDLSLDSNKLSGVLPQEIGNLKSLISLSMTNNTLGGPIPSTMFRSMNLKHLSLGFNQFNSTIPREI, encoded by the exons ATGGCGTGTGCTTTCTCCAATACTTGCAGAGCAGTAATCGTATTCATATGGGCTGCCCTTACTCTTTTGACAGTCCATGTTGCATCTGCTACCAACATTAGTATTCATGTTGCAGCATCTGAAACAGAAAGACAAGCTTTACTCAACAGCGGCTGGTGGAAGGACAGGATTCCTCACAATACTTCAGATCATTGCAAATGGGTTGGTATCATTTGCGATTATGAAGGAAGTATCATTCTCATAGACTTACAGGAAAGCAATATCAAAGGGGAACTTGGCCGTCTCAACTTTTCTTGCTTTCCAAACCTGCAATATCTAGATCTTTGGAACAATAGTCTATCGGGAAGCATTCCATCCCAAATTGGTTCTCTTTCAAATCTCAAATACCTTGGTCTGGATCAGAATAATCTTACAG GTACTATACCAAAAGAAATTGGGAGCTTAAGAAATCTGGTGGGTCTTGATTTGAATAGTAACAACCTCAATG GTATTATACCAAAAGAAATTGGGAACTTAAGAATTCTGGAGGATCTTTCTTTGGATAGTAACAAACTCAGTGGTGTTTTGCCTCAAGAAATCGGGAATCTAAAAAGTTTAATCTCGCTGTCTATGACGAATAACACATTAGGTGGACCTATTCCCTCAACCATGTTTCGTTCAATGAACCTTAAGCATTTATCGCTTGGTTTCAACCAGTTCAATAGCACAATTCCACGAGAAATATGA
- the LOC107177370 gene encoding leucine-rich repeat protein 1-like isoform X1 translates to MACAFSNTCRAVIVFIWAALTLLTVHVASATNISIHVAASETERQALLNSGWWKDRIPHNTSDHCKWVGIICDYEGSIILIDLQESNIKGELGRLNFSCFPNLQYLDLWNNSLSGSIPSQIGSLSNLKYLGLDQNNLTGTIPKEIGSLRNLVGLDLNSNNLNGIIPKEIGSLRFLEVLELSSNNLNGIIPKEIGNLRILEDLSLDSNKLSGVLPQEIGNLKSLISLSMTNNTLGGPIPSTMFRSMNLKHLSLGFNQFNSTIPREI, encoded by the exons ATGGCGTGTGCTTTCTCCAATACTTGCAGAGCAGTAATCGTATTCATATGGGCTGCCCTTACTCTTTTGACAGTCCATGTTGCATCTGCTACCAACATTAGTATTCATGTTGCAGCATCTGAAACAGAAAGACAAGCTTTACTCAACAGCGGCTGGTGGAAGGACAGGATTCCTCACAATACTTCAGATCATTGCAAATGGGTTGGTATCATTTGCGATTATGAAGGAAGTATCATTCTCATAGACTTACAGGAAAGCAATATCAAAGGGGAACTTGGCCGTCTCAACTTTTCTTGCTTTCCAAACCTGCAATATCTAGATCTTTGGAACAATAGTCTATCGGGAAGCATTCCATCCCAAATTGGTTCTCTTTCAAATCTCAAATACCTTGGTCTGGATCAGAATAATCTTACAG GTACTATACCAAAAGAAATTGGGAGCTTAAGAAATCTGGTGGGTCTTGATTTGAATAGTAACAACCTCAATG GTATTATACCAAAAGAAATTGGGAGCTTAAGATTTCTGGAGGTGCTTGAATTGAGTAGTAACAACCTCAATG GTATTATACCAAAAGAAATTGGGAACTTAAGAATTCTGGAGGATCTTTCTTTGGATAGTAACAAACTCAGTGGTGTTTTGCCTCAAGAAATCGGGAATCTAAAAAGTTTAATCTCGCTGTCTATGACGAATAACACATTAGGTGGACCTATTCCCTCAACCATGTTTCGTTCAATGAACCTTAAGCATTTATCGCTTGGTTTCAACCAGTTCAATAGCACAATTCCACGAGAAATATGA